The genomic window GACACAAAGGGCTCACACGCAGACCTAACCTCTGAATACGCCGCTATACCTGCTGAAATGAAAAGCGTGGCTGAATTCTTCGCAAAGGACTGCCTTAGAGAGCTTGACAAGAGCACCATACTCAAAAACTACGAAGCACTGAGAAGACGCTGCGGAGACAGAGCTGTTTTAAGAGCACTTCATTTCTTTGATGACAACGACCGTGTGGTAAAACAGGCACAGGCGCTTGAAAACGGCGATTTTGAAACATTCCTTAAGCTCGTTAATGAGTCAGGTTATTCAAGCTACTGCTATTTGCAGAATATTTATGCAAGCTCCGATCCCAGAAATCAGGGCATGAGCTTAGGCCTTTACACCGCAAAGAATGTTCTCGGCGACAGAGGTGCTTGCAGAGTACACGGCGGTGGTTTTGCGGGTACTATACAGGCATTTGTCCCGAATGATCTGCTTGATGAGTTTATCAGCGCTCAGGAAAACCTGTTCGGCAAGGGTGCGTGCTTTGTCCTTTCGATAAGGCCTGTCGGCGGAACCGAGGTAGATCTTACATAATGAAGAACAAGAATAACAAAGGCGGTCTCCTTAACGCCACCCAGCAGAAGCTGATATCGAACATGACCAAAAAGTTTATGGGCAGCGATGTAAAGCTCAGGCTGCTCCCAAACAACGGTATAATGATAAACGGCCTTGAATTTACTGTTATAGGTGAGAGCATAGGGCGTGAATCATCAAAAGGCTTTGCTATCAGCATTACCGGTGATGAGATAGATAAAGACAGGCTTAAGTTTACAACTATCACTATGAAAGCCGGCAGCGGGGCTAAAAACACTGCAATCACAAAACGCCTCACAAGGGCTTTGAAAAGTGACGGAAAATATGCATATCAGGCAAAATTCCCGAACACATTTATCCCCGAGGCGGAAGACCTGAGCGGAATGGACAAGCTCGAACAGCTTATGGCAGGCAGCAGAAATCAATTCGTATTCAAACTCACCCCATATTACGAGGGTGAGAAGGAAACAGAAGTGATGATAGCATTCTACCCGTATGAGAGCGTTCTTACAGGGGCTGCAACGCTTTATAAAAAAGTTACGAGCAATTCAAACTACTATGCTGACAGCTTAAAAAAATAGAACAAAGGAATCAAACGCTATGAGAATGAGAAGAAAAAAGCATCTTGAAGAAAGACTTGAAGCCTGCGGCGACAAGATAATCTTTATGGACAGAGACGACCGCAACTTTGAAGTCAAAACAACAGAAAGCATTCTTGACCTGAAGTCATTATTCGGGAATGATAACCCGATACATATGGAGATAGGCTGCGGAAAAGGCAAATTCGTCTGCGATATAGCAAGACAGAACCCGGATATAAACTATCTTGCTGTCGAAAAAGCAAGCAATGTTATAGTCGATGCAGCAGAAAAAGCTATCGGGCTCGGTATTCAGAATGTTATATTCTTAAGAGGCGGCGCTGAATACCTTGACAGCTATATCCCTCAGCACAGCATCGGAAGGATATATCTGAATTTCAGCTGCCCGTTCCCCAAAAAATCCTATGCATCGCACAGACTGACACACCACAGATTCCTTGAGATATACAAGCGGATAATGCTCCCTGAAGCCGAGATACATCAGAAGACTGATAATATGCAGCTGTTTGAGTTCTCTATCGAACAATTCTCACATTCAGGATTCGGCATAAAGAATGTTTCTCTTGATCTGCATAAGTCTTCTTTCGAGGGCAACATCATGACAGAGTATGAAACACGCTTTGCAGAGCTTGGGCAGCCGATATACAGGCTCGAAGCAGAAATACTTAAATAACAGCAAAAGACGGGACATATAGAATGCCCCGTCTTTTTTATTTCCGCTTAGTTGCAGCCGCAGCCGTTACCACAGCCATTGTTGCCGCAGCCGCAGCCACAGCCGAAGCCGCCCATTGCGATTATGAGGATAAGAATGATTATCCACCAGCAGTTGTTACCACACATAGTATTTATCTCCTTATACTTATTTAAAGCGTCGGGCTTGCGTCCTGCGCTTTATAGTACAGTTTATGTGAGGTGTCTGATTTGTGTTACTGTGCTGTTGTATGCAGATTTTATGAAAGTAAGATTTGTCCTGTGCATAGAATTTATAAAAACAAATATCACCTGATTATTATATCTGTTTTCAGTCAATAATACAGGTGATATAAATATCTGTATAGGCGGTGTTTGATTTGGCACTAACAGGCAAGCAGCCCGATCTTGAGGGTTTTACTAAAAAGGCAAAGGATATAATTAGACAGAGCACACAAAGCGCAGGACGGCTCGGGTGTGAATACATCGGCAGCGAGCATATCCTGCTGAGCATACTTGAAGACGGAACAAGCGGTGCAGCTGCCCTGCTGATAAGAAACGGTGTAAGCTATAAATCCGTTCTTGATGAGATAATAGCAGATACACCTCCCCTGCCGCCTGTAAAGCTCACACTTGCACAGCTTACAATCAACGCAAAGACGATAATATCATCTGCCGTGAGCATTTCAAAGACTATCGACTCGGTGCCGGCATCGACAGAACTGCTCCTTGCTGCTATCCTTGACAGAAAAGAAAGCTATGCCTGTGAGATCCTCTCCACTCTTGGGGTCAACACCTCTGGATTGTTTAATTACCTGACATTAGGCGACAGCAAAGCACTCGGCAAAAAGGAGAAAAGAGTTTTTAAGTCACTTGAACGCTACGGCAGAGAACTCACAGGCAAAGCATCGCTATCATTTGATACAGTAAGTGAGCGTGATGAAGAACTTGAACAGATAATGGAGATCCTCTCACGCAGAATGAAAAACAACCCTTGCCTTGTGGGAGAAGCAGGTGTCGGTAAAACTGCGATAGTTGAATGTCTTGCCAGAAGAATATATGAGGGCAATGTACCTGCCGCACTAAAAAGCACAAGAATATTTGCTCTTGACCTTATATCACTTCTTGCAGGAGCAAAATACAGGGGTGATTTTGAAGAAAGGCTAAAAGCCTGCATTGAAGATGCGGCAAGTGATAAAAACGTAGTACTTTTCATAGACGAGCTTCACGGAATAGTAGGCACAGGGGCAGCCGAGGGTGCAATAGATGCCGGAAATATCCTAAAGCCTCAGCTTGCAAGAGGAGAGATAAGACTTATCGGTGCTACGACCTATTCAGAATACTCAAAGACCATAGAGCGTGACCGAGCACTTGAAAGGCGTTTTGCAAGAGTGGATATAAAAGAGCCTTGCTTGGAAAAGGCTGTAACCATTCTAAAAGCAGCAGCTCCGAAATATGCATCATTTCATAAGCTGGCGATACCTGATGATATCGTTGTATATATCTGCGAAATGGCACAAAGATTTATAACCGACAGGAGCTTTCCCGACAAAGCTATCGAGATACTTGATGAAGCGTGTGCATATGCAAAGCTGAGCCACGAAAGAGACAGATGTCAGCTTAAGATATCAAAACCGCTTGAAGAATACCTTGCAAACAAAATAAGCAGAGACAGGTATATGCAGCTGATAAGCAGCACATCAGATGAGATAAGGCTCAAAAGAGAGCATATAGCATATGTCATATCAAGAAAAACCGGTATCAGATGCATCAATGAGCTGTCAGACAAAAGATCTAAAGTAATGCAGCTTGAAGACAAACTCTGCCGCACTGTCATAGGACAGCAAGAAGCAATAAGACTTGTATGCGCCGCAGTTAAACGCAGCTTTGCAGGGCTTGACAGAGGAAAACGCCCCTGTGCAGGATTTGTATTTGCAGGGCAGAGCGGCGTCGGTAAATCACTGCTTGCTAAAGCATTAGCCTGTGAATTGTACGCCGCCGAGGGCTCACTGATAAGACTTGATATGTCCGAATATTCGGACAGAATGAGTGTATCAAGACTTTGCGGCGCAGCGCCGGGTTATGTCGGATACGAGCAAGGCGGCCAACTGACTGAGAGAGTAAGAAAATGTCCATACAGCGTAGTTGTATTTGACGAACTTGAAAAAGCGCACAGAGATATCTGGAATATCCTGCTACAGATACTCGAAGAAGGTGAACTGACCGACTCGCAGGGAAGACGTGTCAGCTTTACAAATACAATAATTATCCTAACCACCAACCTCGGAAGCACGCCGAATGACAAATCGGGGAAAATAGGCTTTGGTGCATCTGATGCAGACAAGGAAAGGAATAAAATCATAAAAGCAGTTTCTGATTATCTGTCACCTGAGATAATGGGAAGGCTTGACGGAGTTGCGGTATTCAGACAATTAAGCAGGCAGGCTCTCATAAGCATTGCGGAAAAAGAGCTTGGCAGCCTTAAAGAGCGTCTTACAGACAAAGGAATGTGCTTTGATTACTCGCAAGACTCAGCAGCCTTGCTCGCTGACAGGTCACTGAATGACCCTAAGGGTGCAAGAGCTGTGAGAAACCTTATCGAAAACACTATTGAGCCGCAAATAAGCGAATATATCCTTAATGATGCAGAATGTACACTGACATTGACTGCCGAAGGAAACGAATTACTTGTCACCAACAAGATAGATGAATCAGCCGACGAGCTTGAACTCAGCAGCTGAAAAATAGACTGTGCAGATAATACACTGCACAGTCTTAAGTATTTATTTTCTATTCTATCTCTCCGCCGCCAAGCACATGATCACCGATATAGAAAACAGCAGCCTGCCCTTTGGAAACAGCCCTGTGTGGTTTATCGAACCTGCACAGCACCCTGTTATCATCAAGCGGTGATATAACGCAATCAGCCGGGGTCTGATGATATCTTGTCTGAGCCTTGCATCTTACAGACTCATTTAGTTTATCTATCATAATGAAATTGCAGTTTTTAGCTACAAGCTCATCAGAATATACTTCCTCACTCGTGCCGAGAATAAGGGTATTGTTCTCCGTGTCTTTCTTAACAACGAATAAAGGCTGCTCGTAGGAAACACCAAGCCCTTTTCGCTGACCGATAGTGTAGTGGATAAGCCCTTTATGTTCGCCGAGCTTTCTGCCGTCAGTAAGTACGATATCTCCCGAAGGCTGCTTGCCGGCTGATCTTTCGATAAATGCAGCATAATCACCGTCAGGAATAAAACATATATCCTGTGAGTCAGGCTTTCCGGCGTTGACAAGATCATTCTCCAAAGCTATACCTCTGATATCGGTCTTATTCATCTCACCGCACGGGAAAAGTGTATGCTCGAGCTCGTCCTGTGTCATATTGTAAAGCACATAGCTCTGATCTTTTGAAATATCAGGTGAACGCATTAACAGCCACCTTGCTTTGCTTTCATCATATTCTCTCACAGCATAGTGTCCTGTAGCGATATACTCATATCCGAGTATCCTTGCACGCTTTAAAAAGCTGCCGAATTTCAGATGCTTATTACACTCAATGCAGGGATTTGGCGTTCTGCCGCCGACATACGAATCTACAAAGTGTTTGATAACATAATGATCAAAATCCTCTGACATATTAAAAACAAAGTACTCGATACCGAGCTTTAAAGCTGCGAGCTTTGCATCAGTTGTATCATCAAGCGAACAGCAGGTCTTTGATTTATCCTGACCTATATCCTCATTTGAATACAGCCGCATGGTAGCGCCTGCACATTCATAGCCCTGTGAAAGCAGGAGCCTGACAGCAACCGAGCTGTCAACACCGCCGCTCATAGCCACAAGAACCTTTTTATTATCCATTAGTATGTTCCTCTTATCTGTATAGCTTATCTCCTCTGCAGATCTCTTCTTTCTTTATATCTGAAAGAAAAAGCCCCACATTGTCACCCATGCTTGCCGACTGTATAGCCTTGCGGAAGCTCTCGATAGCAACAACATTAAATTTACCGTTTTTCTTACGCCCGTTGAGATTAACAGTATCACCCATGTTTATAGTTCCGCTCTCGATAACACCTGTAACCACAGTTCCTCTGTTTTTTATGGCAAAAACATCTTCAACAGTAAACATGAAGTTTCCTTCGTTGGCATAAGTATAGCTGTCAGCGGCGGTATAATTCTCGCTCTGAGCAGCATCATTGTTTAGTGCTTCATTATCACTGTTGTAATCACACCTGACCTGATACATCGAGTCAAAATCATTCTCATCAGGCAAACCAAACAGTTTTTTCAAAAAACCCATTTTTCTAT from Ruminococcus sp. NK3A76 includes these protein-coding regions:
- a CDS encoding ATP-dependent Clp protease ATP-binding subunit → MALTGKQPDLEGFTKKAKDIIRQSTQSAGRLGCEYIGSEHILLSILEDGTSGAAALLIRNGVSYKSVLDEIIADTPPLPPVKLTLAQLTINAKTIISSAVSISKTIDSVPASTELLLAAILDRKESYACEILSTLGVNTSGLFNYLTLGDSKALGKKEKRVFKSLERYGRELTGKASLSFDTVSERDEELEQIMEILSRRMKNNPCLVGEAGVGKTAIVECLARRIYEGNVPAALKSTRIFALDLISLLAGAKYRGDFEERLKACIEDAASDKNVVLFIDELHGIVGTGAAEGAIDAGNILKPQLARGEIRLIGATTYSEYSKTIERDRALERRFARVDIKEPCLEKAVTILKAAAPKYASFHKLAIPDDIVVYICEMAQRFITDRSFPDKAIEILDEACAYAKLSHERDRCQLKISKPLEEYLANKISRDRYMQLISSTSDEIRLKREHIAYVISRKTGIRCINELSDKRSKVMQLEDKLCRTVIGQQEAIRLVCAAVKRSFAGLDRGKRPCAGFVFAGQSGVGKSLLAKALACELYAAEGSLIRLDMSEYSDRMSVSRLCGAAPGYVGYEQGGQLTERVRKCPYSVVVFDELEKAHRDIWNILLQILEEGELTDSQGRRVSFTNTIIILTTNLGSTPNDKSGKIGFGASDADKERNKIIKAVSDYLSPEIMGRLDGVAVFRQLSRQALISIAEKELGSLKERLTDKGMCFDYSQDSAALLADRSLNDPKGARAVRNLIENTIEPQISEYILNDAECTLTLTAEGNELLVTNKIDESADELELSS
- the mnmA gene encoding tRNA 2-thiouridine(34) synthase MnmA, which produces MDNKKVLVAMSGGVDSSVAVRLLLSQGYECAGATMRLYSNEDIGQDKSKTCCSLDDTTDAKLAALKLGIEYFVFNMSEDFDHYVIKHFVDSYVGGRTPNPCIECNKHLKFGSFLKRARILGYEYIATGHYAVREYDESKARWLLMRSPDISKDQSYVLYNMTQDELEHTLFPCGEMNKTDIRGIALENDLVNAGKPDSQDICFIPDGDYAAFIERSAGKQPSGDIVLTDGRKLGEHKGLIHYTIGQRKGLGVSYEQPLFVVKKDTENNTLILGTSEEVYSDELVAKNCNFIMIDKLNESVRCKAQTRYHQTPADCVISPLDDNRVLCRFDKPHRAVSKGQAAVFYIGDHVLGGGEIE
- the trmB gene encoding tRNA (guanosine(46)-N7)-methyltransferase TrmB; this encodes MRMRRKKHLEERLEACGDKIIFMDRDDRNFEVKTTESILDLKSLFGNDNPIHMEIGCGKGKFVCDIARQNPDINYLAVEKASNVIVDAAEKAIGLGIQNVIFLRGGAEYLDSYIPQHSIGRIYLNFSCPFPKKSYASHRLTHHRFLEIYKRIMLPEAEIHQKTDNMQLFEFSIEQFSHSGFGIKNVSLDLHKSSFEGNIMTEYETRFAELGQPIYRLEAEILK
- a CDS encoding EF-Tu/IF-2/RF-3 family GTPase, translating into MGFLKKLFGLPDENDFDSMYQVRCDYNSDNEALNNDAAQSENYTAADSYTYANEGNFMFTVEDVFAIKNRGTVVTGVIESGTINMGDTVNLNGRKKNGKFNVVAIESFRKAIQSASMGDNVGLFLSDIKKEEICRGDKLYR